From Penicillium psychrofluorescens genome assembly, chromosome: 6, one genomic window encodes:
- a CDS encoding uncharacterized protein (ID:PFLUO_009045-T1.cds;~source:funannotate), with protein sequence FDPSVTFSFTILKDLADAFAKIIEEREKHYLAEYTACSTGPTSYSDVVTALSKEIGRPIQIVQKDYFKSVEVFEDLVSGGSGSLPRYPRDALQRLILYYNFYGIKGNTNVLEWLIGRRPTTVEDFLRQKILDAQRS encoded by the coding sequence CTTCGATCCTAGCGTTACGTTCTCTTTTACGATCTTAAAAGACCTAGCGGATGCCTTTGCAAAGATTATCGAAGAAAGGGAGAAGCACTACTTGGCCGAATACACGGCCTGTTCCACCGGCCCGACATCGTATTCTGATGTGGTAACTGCACTGAGCAAGGAAATCGGCCGGCCTATTCAGATTGTGCAAAAGGATTACTTCAAATCGGTCGAAGTTTTCGAAGACCTTGTGTCCGGAGGCAGTGGGAGCCTTCCACGATACCCTCGTGATGCGCTTCAGCGACTGATTCTCTATTACAACTTTTATGGAATCAAAGGTAATACCAACGTGCTTGAGTGGTTGATTGGACGGAGGCCGACGACTGTTGAGGATTTTCTCCGCCAAAAGATTCTTGATGCACAGAGGTCTTAA